Sequence from the Vanacampus margaritifer isolate UIUO_Vmar chromosome 18, RoL_Vmar_1.0, whole genome shotgun sequence genome:
caactcaaaatcagtcacattcaaaaacattggactgcctttgcttttaaaaactatcactgagaatatcatcatatctaactaatgtgattactaagttaacacataaataatgttgaatagttcaaatttcatgaacaaataattgtatcttgaccaaatgaaaagtaactcatattagagcataccacaaatgtctttgttatagcagaagatgttatctgtcggagtcatgtgcatacacaatgaactacaaaaaaaaaaaaaaaatcgaatttttttttttggggggagataaaaaaaaagcggaattccgcgaattagcggaaaaatcacatccctgtatatattCTCAGTTATAGTATTTACTAGATGCCAGAAAGAACAAGTACACAGCTGTAAAACCTTTTCTGCTggaatgcggaagaaggtctaatctgttcAAAATGGTTTCTACTCTTCTACTGTCTTGGTAGGTTGGCTCAGCCTAGCCCGTGTGCAAATTTGTGATCTGATGGTCTCAACTGGTTTCAACCAGAAAAGTGTGCCAGAGTGCAAATAGACGGCTTTGCTCAAGTCACCTGCCCAATTattaagaggcctaatctaaACACTGGACCAAGAATTGACACCTCTGTGCCAGATGCGTTTTGGCAGAGCGTTTTACAAACCGGAAACGTCATGATTCGACTGCTATTGCATGCGCTTTTGACTTGCGAAAATGGTTGACAAGAagccgattattattattatagcccTGTGGCCTGCCACGCTTAGGTCATTCTGTTCTTTAGCATTTTAGGCTAGTTGTGATTGCTCAAGATTGCTGGTActgtgcggggggggggggggggggttgagaatGCTAGAACCGAAGAGGCCTTTCATGTGACAGGCATAAGGTGCCAAGACTTGACAACTAAAAAaaaggctcatcactctatgtAAAGCTTTCACTAATTCCAGACCGCACTTTCCACTAAATATCAAAAAGATCACAAAATTACCACAAGTGGGGGCTTCATCACACAACACAAGGATGACACAAACAAGTCACAGCTACACTTGACACCACAGAGCACCCACGACAACTACATGCATAAGAGAAGATACACAAGGTGTTTACAAAGAGTTTACAAACTAGTCGTGTTTGCGGTGACGGGACTTGTGATTGGTCGATCAACCTCACTCCCTTCCTCCTTCTGCTCCTCCCCTCCGAGTGTCGGCCTACTCTTCCTTCCGCTCGGGCTGCTCAACGTCAGCTCTCTCGGCACTAGCAGACGGTGTGGATGTGGTGCCGGTGGTGCCGGTGGCTGATGGAGCTAGCGGTGCGGTGCGTGCAGGGCAGGAACGTCTAGAAGCTCATCTAGATGGTTCTGAAAAGGACCTGGCAGCTCCCTCGCTCCTCAAAAGGTGTTGTCACCTCTAACTTTGGTTCAGCTTCCTTGGGAATGGTTTGGTCCAGAGTGTAAGGTGCATGCTTATTGTCACTTGCTCTACTTTTTGGGTGGCTTTTGGCTAAACTGACTCCACAGACGGtggaagctttaaaaaaaaaaaaaaaaaaaaaaaggaaatctttTTCCTGGATGATTTTTATCAGATTTTATCGATTGActgttttgttgatttttttgctccattttatttattgttatgtgTATCTAACTGTGTAAACATGATTCTTAATCACTTGTGCTTTCAAAACTGAGTCTCCATTTGGCTTGGATGACTGGAATTCTAAATTTAATAGATGAACTCTCCAAGGAGTAAAAATCCTGAACttgcatattttgtatttgacCTCTCTGGGTTCTGTGCTTCTTATTGctacatgctttaaaaaaacaacaaaaaaaacgttcctATTTTCTCGTTGGCTGAGCGAGGGTTCTATCGGTACCAACGACCTAATACTGCCATCTTTAAAAGTGAGGGTCATTGGTGTCGCTACCGGTGTTCAATGTTTCTTCATCTTGAGATGGTGCAGAGGGGCAATTTGAGTTATAAGAGAAAGTGCAAACAAAATCCTCAAAAGTGTCCAAAAGTTTGTCCAAAGGACCAACGGAATTCATGAAATAATCTGTGAGATAATTTGAGCAATTTGCATAGTTTTCAATATCTAAACTTGAACCTGAAGATATATCAAAATCATCTATAGTGCTTGGACAGTCAGAAAGACTATCAGTAGTTTTATCAGGTGACACGTTTAGTCCCGTTTTAAATGTAGTGAATTTGGTGTTGGCGGTTGTGTCTCTGCCAGCAGTGTTTGATATTTCTAGCTGGACAGTAGTCGCCTGCACAGGGACCTGAGGGATACACACGGGGTCTTGATAACTGTTGTCTACCTCCGTGTCCCTGACCCTGTACCTGCCCGCTGAGTAGGAATGCTCACCAATTTGAAAAAACTGGAGCCTCTCCTCCACCATGTCCCTCTTGCTCATGTCAATCGCACCACTGCGCGTCATCTCAAACATCTTCCCTTCGTGGAACAGGAAGGGGTTGGGCTCGCTCGTCGGTGTGCTATCGTCTGTCGGCGTGCGGGCGGGGGTGCTGTCGGGCGTGGTGGCCTGAGATTGCTCGTCGACTGCCAGTCCAAAAGGCTTTGGCTCGCCGTTGCTGGCCTGCGTTCCTCCCATGTCGACGATATCTTCTTCAGCACCTTTACTGGGCCAGGGGTCAAAGTCCAAGCCTTTAGTCGCAACAGTCTTAAAAGGAGAGTTAAACTCTTCTTCTAACTTATAGCTAAAGTATGTATCTGAAAAGCCTTCTTTAGCTGGGAGTTTCTGTCCATTCGTTTCAACACCGTCTTTTTGAGCGTCATTAGAGTTCCTACCATCCAATGGTATGTCTTTCTGGTCCTTCAGACATTCCTCtggaattttttcttcttcaataaCTTCTAGTTTAGTTTGAGGAAAAGAGCGGTCTAAGGGCCTGAAAGTGTCAGTCGCCCAGACATCTCGCCTGCTGTCCAGAGGGCCTAACGACTTTAAGTCAGCTTGTTCATACAGACCATCATCCTCATCTTGGAGGTCATACCCATCTAGGGAGTCTATCTCGGTTGCATCAGTGTCATGAGAAAATTCAGCTGTTGTGGCTAATGAACAGTCTGTTATGGACTGGTCGTTTCCGTTTTGTTCACATTCATAGTCCTCTCCCTTACCGTTGGACCCATTGGTTCCAACAAGAGGTTCGTtgtcatttccatttttgtcatgttttttcacCTTGACCTGATTTTCTTTCTCCCTTTTCGTTTGGTTATCCTCTTCCCGAGGAGCTTTGAAAGTGAATTTTTTAGAGGGAATCGGTTGAAAGATTGACTCTTCATCATTGTCGTCCTCACCATTGGACTGACTATTATCCACCTCAGGTAGCACTGGCGAAGGGGGCTGGATACGTATTATTGGTTCAATCAGCAGCTTCTGGTGTTCTTCCTTTAAATTCACCTCCATCATTTCCGTCTCCGTTTCCGACGAAGCGCAGGAACCTTTCTTGTCTGGATCAGATGTTTCTGAGAGGTCCAAAGGAGGTGGTGGAGGAAATTCAATGTATGCGACGCCTTTGTCTTTGGAGGCTTCCTGCCCCGTTTTTTCGTCATACCCATTGACTGTGCTTTTTTGCAGAATGGAACTATTCTCTAATCTCTGATAATTATCAGTCATTATCATTTCCTGCATGTTAGCATTAACGAGGTCTGCTTTAGCAGCATGGATGCTAGTTTTGATTTCAGTTAAGGTCTCTTTAAAAGAAATGATGGCTCCTCCTCGGTCATCTTCTAATTCCTCAGATACTTCCATGATTGGGCTGGGCTTATCTGGCACCAACCCCATGAAGCCATCAGGGGTTTTTGCGGTAAGGTCATAGCTGACCTCCTCGGAGCTGGGGGTCTCTGGTGTAAGGGGGCTTTTCCCTGAGCTATCTATGAAGGAGATCTGTTCTAGGGTGTCATCATCTGGGCTGAGGGGTCCAAGTCCAGAAACAGACTTCTGTTTGACAGCATGTAGTGCCCCTTTAGCCTCCCTTTCAGCCTGGCGGCCAACCTGTAGGCTAACGTAAACAGGTAAAGTTTTAATGCCTTTGAAATGTTCGTTGGTTGCTGCGGCAGCGGGAGGTGTTGTGACTTTTTCCAGAATGTCTCTGGAACTAAGTAAGTTATTAGAATTTGAATCTTTAGGGGCGTTATCAAGGAGCTCAAacgaaacattttcatttgttttggtgGCTGTTGCTTCAAAGCTTTTACTTTTACATAACGTTGGAATCTGTGAGGGTTTTGTTACTGAACGTTTCTTAGGCAGGTCATTTTCATTATAACTGGATGTGGTTCTTACAGGAATCTGAGATTCTGACTTTTTCCTtaagtttttattaattaagtCATCGCTATCGATTCTTGAAACCTCAGTTAAGACATTTTTTGTGACATGATGTTTGTCAGCATTGCTATCTTTCTCTGAAAATGTTCTTTGCAGTGACAAATTTGGGATGTTTCTATTTGAAAATAGTTTTGGGGACTTGGGTGACGTCAAAGCCACTTTGGTGTCATCTctgtcatcattattattttggggCCTCTCCTCCTGTGAGGTTTCagtaacttttgtttttctatcAGCAAAAAACTGGTAAATTGGGAGTTTGCTCTCCTGTAATTTCTTTACAGAAGGTTTCGGCTGAACTGGAGGGGGTGTTTTGCTTGGCCTAGACTGGGATTGTTTCTGAACCTCGGAttcaaacttcattctcacagaAGTGACTTTGGATGCTGATTTTATGTGGGAAGGAGAGGAGGGCTCAGACTCACAGGTCTTAGGTTGTTGGATTTTCTGAGGACTGCCTGGCAAGCTAGAGCTTTTCTTTTCAGCAGGTAAAACGCTACCAAATGTTTGACTAACGGAAGGCTCCCTGAGTTTGGTTTTATTAAATGCCTCGTCCCCTGTCTTAGTTTTCTGAGGGCTGCTGCATGCTGAGCTTGGCCAGGACCTCGGTTCTTTGAGTTCTCGTCGGACGGGCTTTCTCTCGGGTGACTGAAGCTCATCGTTGAGCTTTTCTGTTTTATCACGGAAGAACTGGGAAACCTCACAGAGTTTTTCTTCCGCTTCTTTTACACTTTGATCCACCCTGTCCTCATAAAGGAGCTTATCCCTGCTCCTGTCATGTTTATCCTCAGTAAATCTCATCCAGACTGCATGTTTGGGGCTACCTTGTTCAGTTGAATAATGGAGCACTGTAACTTTATCAAACTGTGGTGATTCATCCCTCTGCAAAAATGTTCCCGCTTTCGGGGACCCATCTTTTGAGGACTTAGATACAAACTCCCTTTTGGGGCTATCTTGCTGCTCAGATGTTAGGTTCCTGTCAGTCTTCATTGCAGAATCTTCTGTGGCGGAATGACGTGTCGACGATGTGTCTAGTTTCTCGGAGAGGAGCATTTTTTCAGCAAACCTGTAGGACTCGCCTCTGATTTCAGAGAACTCATCATCACAGTATTCTATGGAATGCTGGCTCAGCAGTTTTAGGGCTTTATAGGAATCATCAGCTATCAGTTGAGCAGAGCTTGGCCGACTGTCCTCCTCCTGTGAAACAGGTGTGTTAACGCGAGATGTTTCCAAGAAAGTGGGGAGGTATTCTTCAGCAATCAGTTCCTCTTCTTCCTGCTGGCTCTCATCATAATCAAGCATTTCCTTAATGGGCCGCTCCCCTTTATAAACATAAAGCTCAGGGTGTTTCTTAGTTTCCCTGATATAAACCTCAGTCGGCTCTGCTGTGCTGTGGCCTTTCTCAATATGAACCTCAATTATCCGTTCTACTTTGGGTTTGGATTTAACGTCCCTGTCGAGAAATCTTGGCGACAGCTCGTCGCCTTTCACTGAGTCCTGGTtagctttgtgttcaaatagGTCTGCCAGTTCTTTGGATGGGTCCCGGCCAGACTGGAAGGCTTTCATGAGGTCTCGCACTGACATGGTTTCCTCAATACCCTCTGCTGTATCAGTGAGCTGAGGCTTATGATAGACCATTCTGGTTGTAGTGGTAATATGAGTTTCCTCTTTAAGACACATGCTCATTGAATCCTCCTCTGGAATCGTCATTTGGGTGGAGGCGACTGAGCTTCCTGAAGCTGCACCTGACTCAGCAGAAGGAAGAGCAGAAGCAGTCTCTTCCACTAGGAGAGGCGCATCTGAGAGGCTCTGAACATAGGCCTCCTCTAACATGGTCTCGGAAACACTAGGAGGGATGGGAGTGTCAGTAAATAAAGGCTTGGGTTCTGTGCTTTCTGCACTCTGGGGAGCAGAAGGTGTCTTTTCACTCCTAGTCTCAAAGCCGCTGTCAGACAGCGGACTCTTATCCTGCTCATGAGACAGCTCCTCTGGGGACTCGAGAATGGTGTCACCCCCCTGATAAGACTCCGCAAGTTTGCTTAGGTCCTTCTCGGATGGAGACCTGAGCATGCCCGACACCGGCGGTGGCATTTTCAGTTTGTGCTCCTGTATTGTCATAGATGGCTTCAGAATACGTTTTTGTTTCTCTTCCCCTTCACCTTTTGCCTCCTCATACCTGCTTTTCAATTCTGCCATTTTGGAGAGGGAGCTAGCCCCAATATCATTAGTTAAATAGTCTACCACTTTAGCCAAATCAAGGTCATTGTTCGATTGGAGCTTAAGCAGATGTGAGCGCTCATCGAAGGTGTTTTGGTCAGAGAGTGCATTTCTTTGGGCCTCCTCAATTTCATCTGTGGAAAATTCCTCCCACCCCTCCGCTACAACATTCTCCTTACTTTCATTCACAATGTCCTTCTGTAATATCTCGCTCACCTTCACTAAATCTTCCTTCACTTTCTCAACAAGTGTGTATGGCTCATCATCCTCTAACTTGGCCTCACGAGGAGTGCTTGTGTGTGATGTCTGGACCCTTTTAGCGGCcgtctgtgtgtctgtctgtaaGATGGCTGTCATTCTCATCAGGTCTTCTTTCATGTCTGCTACATCTTTTAGCATCTCCTGGTTGGAGGCAGTGGCGTGATGAATGATGGGTGGCGTGATGTAGGGGGGCGATTTCAACTGGGAGTTAATTTTGGAGGCCGTAACGCAGGACAACATGGATGAAGAGGGCAAGGTGCGAGGGGAATCAGGAAGTGCCATTTTGAGAGAGCCTGGCCCTGGTTTAACAGCGGTCTCGGACACGACGCTGACCAATGAGTATACAGGTACAGTCATCGTATTTGAGGTAACTGCAGGTACTGAGGAGGCAGCAGCAGATCTCAGAGAACTGTAAGCAGAATTTGCTGAAGCAGATCTAAGGGGGGATGACGGTGATTTAAGCGTGCCATAGCCTGGTGCAGAATAGGAGTCAATGGCTTCATTTATAGCGGCGCTGATGCCAGATGTTGCTGCCTGGGTGGTGGCTTGGATTCTCTCTTGAAGACTTCTCTCTGACGGGTGCCGGGAAGAAGGTGAGGAAGGCGTAGACGAGGATGACACATATTTGACAGGTGAAACGTTCCCGTTCACCATGGACAGTTCAGACGATGCAATGGTTGTCTTCCCTGTCGAGGACGGCGACGACAAGGAGGTTTTCCCTCCTCGTGCTGACAAAGTTGAATCCGAAGAGGTTTTTAAAGAGGACAGGGTGGAGAGGCTTTTAGTAGAGGGAGGATTTGGCGCTGCTGTGTCTATCTTAAAAGGCATACTAGAACTGTAGATGCTGTACGGTTTCTTTGGTGAGATTGGAGCAGCTGTGGACTTATCTGGTGTGTAACCATTGGGAATGGAGTGAATTGGAGAGGTCCTTGACGCGTAGGGTGAAGAGAGACTTTTGATTGAAGCAGCATCTGTGGCAGGTTTATATGGACTTCCGGAGGACACCAAGTTGGCAGAGGCCTGTACAGGATACTGACCCTGCTGGACAACTGTTTTAATGGGTGATGGTATAGCCCTGTAAGACCTGACAGGGGACGAAGGGAGTATGTCGGGGGAAGCCAGGTTGGGTGCTTGCAATGGAGCTCCCATGCTGGCTCTAATTGGAGAAGAACATGCAGGTGATGGGGAGAAGGGCCAGGCAGATTTCAGTGGAGAAGCAGCTGCTGAGCTGGCCGGTGAATCGGCAGCGAGGACGGAGCCGCCCACTCCGCCGAGCCTTGCTTGGCCAGGGACGGTAAGAGGAGCAGTCGACCATGGGGGGTAAGGTCTGGTTGGAAAGACAGGTTTGTGAGGGTGACCAGCAGGCAGTGCTCTTGTGGCTGGTGCGCTTCGCTCAACTGCTGTTTCTTCAGCGGAATGTGGAGAAACAATGATGGAGAAGTAAtgggaaaataaatcaaaaggaTGTGGAGTAgtcaacaaaaatgggaaaagaaaagaagatgcGGAAGAAGAAGAGATCGGGGGGAGAGTTGGTCAGTGAAGCAGTTCTGTTattaaaagaacaacaaataGCAGTTTCATGAAATGCTCACATATTTAAGTATTTATCGACGATGGATTTAATTAAAAGTGTCTTCAGATATTGATCTCAAACACTGacaacaaccacaacaaaaTGGATGATTGAAATTGAAGCCCAAGAAAGcagcaaagtaaaaaacaaagacaatgacACTGAATTGGCAACAGAAACATGGCGGGACAAATGTACCAGGATTACTACAAAAGCAGCTCCGCTTTTTGGACATGAGACATTCTAACACCAGCAAATGGATTCTGCGTCTAATTCCAAACCACTTTAAAAGTGCCTTTTATCTGTTTGGTCCCAACGTTATCCTTAATGACAGGTCAGACAAGCCCTTTGcaatttatttgacaaaatgtgTCCTCCAACACTGACGTTTGGTCCATTTTGTCATGCACAGTCAATAAAAAGATGGTGACAAGCGGAGACTAAAGAAAGAAAACCAGCCAAACTCAAGACCTCTTAACATGCATGGCTGTCCCACACAAAAAATTCCCCACAACACCATAAAGAGCTGAAAAAGTCAGATGGGACAAATGAAAATCAAGCAAATCTTTCTTTGGCCACCCCTGCCGAAAAACCAGAAACATTGGGGCAGTTGGCCAGGCAAAGAAAGATTATGATGTTGctgaattttaaaacaaccaaagcCAAGAATTTATAACAACGTGGGCAAGCACTGCACAGCAGTTCCAAAAccattcatgcaaaaaaaaaaaaaaaagatgtaccaTGTCGTAAACAAGCATGTGGACAGTGCATGTTGTGTCAGGAAGAGAAATGTTCATCAACGCCTCGGACACATGAATCATGATAATCATCACGAgcgaagactttttttttttgttgttgttgttagtgaaaatgacaaaactcACTCAGTGCAGGCTCGGCCAGATAGCTGTAGCGCTTACGTAAGGCTAGCGATGCAAAGGTATGACGTCGCTCGGGCTTTTCAGTCTGCAA
This genomic interval carries:
- the LOC144037977 gene encoding ankyrin-3-like isoform X20, coding for MAHAASQLKKKADENLVAAEEEREKERKRARKRARGDVKKKTDVNACYLRAARAGNLEKALDYLKNGVDINICNQNGLNALHLASKEGHVEVVAELLQQGANVDAATKKGNTALHIASLAGQMEVVKELVTHNANINAQSQNGFTPLYMAAQENHLDVVHYLLENGSSQSIATEDGFTPLAVALQQGHDQVVSLLLENDTKGKVRLPALHIAARKDDTKAAALLLQSDHNADVESKMMVNRTTESGFTPLHIAAHYGNINVATLLLNRGAAVDFKARNDITPLHVASKRGNGNMVRLLVERGAKIEARTKDGLTPLHCGARSGHEQVVEMLLSRGAPILSKTKNGLSPLHMATQGDHLNCVQLLLHHDAPVDDVTNDYLTALHVAAHCGHYKVAKVIVDKKANPNAKALNGFTPLHIACKKNRVKVMELLLKHGASIQAVTESGLTPIHVAAFMGHENIVHQLINHGASPNTSNVRGETALHMAARAGQSNVVRYLVQNGARVDAKAKDEQTPLHISSRLGKQDIVQQLLANGASPDTTTNSGYTPLHLAAREGHREVAAALMDQGASLGITTKKGFTPLHVAAKYGKLEVANLLLQKNAAPDAAGKSGLTPLHVAAHYDNQKVALLLLKQGASPHGAAKNGYTPLHIASKKNQLEIATTLLEYGASTNSVTRQGITPLHLASQEGNVDVVTLLLARDASVNTGNKYGLTPLHLAAQEDKVNVAEVLVNHGATLDPETKLGYTPLHVACHYGNVKMVHFLLKNQAKVNTKTKNGYTALHQAAQQGHTHIINLLLHNGASPNELTTNGNSALSIARRLGYISVVDTLKVVTEETLTTQTVTEKHKMNVPETMNEVLDMSDDDACKANAPELITEDYMSDGDEGDDAMTGNTDKYLAPQDLRELGDDSLPQEGYMGFSVGARSQSLRSFSSDRSNTLNRSSFTRDSMMIEEMLAPGRDMMLCKEKSFTVEHNKHLAVAKDCDNDSLRRYSWTPDGMDNVNLVSSPIHSGFSSPLPQYDSRFLVSFMVDARGGSMRGSRHNGMRIIIPPRKCTAPTRITCRLVKRHKLASPPPMVEGEGLASRLVEVGPAGAHFLGPVIVEIPHFGSMRGQERELILLRSENGETWKEHLYDCKTEELRQLLNGMDEELDSAEELQRKRICRIITKDFPQYFAVVSRIRQETHQMGPEGGTLSSRSVLLVQASFPEGALTKKIKVGLQAQPVPDETVKNILGNRATFSPIVTVEPRRRKFHKPITMTIPVPPLSGEGLSNGYKGDCTPCLRLLCSITGGTSPAQWEDITGTTPLTFVNDCVSFTTNVSARFWLADCHQIPETVGLASQLYRELICVPYMAKFVVFAKMNDPVESRLRCFCMTDDKVDKTLEQQENFEEVARSKDIEVLEGRPIYVDCYGNLAPLTKSGQQLLLNFYAFKENRLPFCVKVRDPSQEPCGRLTFLKECKSTKGLPQTAVCNLNITLPAAKKEMESDAEDETEKPERRHTFASLALRKRYSYLAEPALKTAVERSAPATRALPAGHPHKPVFPTRPYPPWSTAPLTVPGQARLGGVGGSVLAADSPASSAAASPLKSAWPFSPSPACSSPIRASMGAPLQAPNLASPDILPSSPVRSYRAIPSPIKTVVQQGQYPVQASANLVSSGSPYKPATDAASIKSLSSPYASRTSPIHSIPNGYTPDKSTAAPISPKKPYSIYSSSMPFKIDTAAPNPPSTKSLSTLSSLKTSSDSTLSARGGKTSLSSPSSTGKTTIASSELSMVNGNVSPVKYVSSSSTPSSPSSRHPSERSLQERIQATTQAATSGISAAINEAIDSYSAPGYGTLKSPSSPLRSASANSAYSSLRSAAASSVPAVTSNTMTVPVYSLVSVVSETAVKPGPGSLKMALPDSPRTLPSSSMLSCVTASKINSQLKSPPYITPPIIHHATASNQEMLKDVADMKEDLMRMTAILQTDTQTAAKRVQTSHTSTPREAKLEDDEPYTLVEKVKEDLVKVSEILQKDIVNESKENVVAEGWEEFSTDEIEEAQRNALSDQNTFDERSHLLKLQSNNDLDLAKVVDYLTNDIGASSLSKMAELKSRYEEAKGEGEEKQKRILKPSMTIQEHKLKMPPPVSGMLRSPSEKDLSKLAESYQGGDTILESPEELSHEQDKSPLSDSGFETRSEKTPSAPQSAESTEPKPLFTDTPIPPSVSETMLEEAYVQSLSDAPLLVEETASALPSAESGAASGSSVASTQMTIPEEDSMSMCLKEETHITTTTRMVYHKPQLTDTAEGIEETMSVRDLMKAFQSGRDPSKELADLFEHKANQDSVKGDELSPRFLDRDVKSKPKVERIIEVHIEKGHSTAEPTEVYIRETKKHPELYVYKGERPIKEMLDYDESQQEEEELIAEEYLPTFLETSRVNTPVSQEEDSRPSSAQLIADDSYKALKLLSQHSIEYCDDEFSEIRGESYRFAEKMLLSEKLDTSSTRHSATEDSAMKTDRNLTSEQQDSPKREFVSKSSKDGSPKAGTFLQRDESPQFDKVTVLHYSTEQGSPKHAVWMRFTEDKHDRSRDKLLYEDRVDQSVKEAEEKLCEVSQFFRDKTEKLNDELQSPERKPVRRELKEPRSWPSSACSSPQKTKTGDEAFNKTKLREPSVSQTFGSVLPAEKKSSSLPGSPQKIQQPKTCESEPSSPSHIKSASKVTSVRMKFESEVQKQSQSRPSKTPPPVQPKPSVKKLQESKLPIYQFFADRKTKVTETSQEERPQNNNDDRDDTKVALTSPKSPKLFSNRNIPNLSLQRTFSEKDSNADKHHVTKNVLTEVSRIDSDDLINKNLRKKSESQIPVRTTSSYNENDLPKKRSVTKPSQIPTLCKSKSFEATATKTNENVSFELLDNAPKDSNSNNLLSSRDILEKVTTPPAAAATNEHFKGIKTLPVYVSLQVGRQAEREAKGALHAVKQKSVSGLGPLSPDDDTLEQISFIDSSGKSPLTPETPSSEEVSYDLTAKTPDGFMGLVPDKPSPIMEVSEELEDDRGGAIISFKETLTEIKTSIHAAKADLVNANMQEMIMTDNYQRLENSSILQKSTVNGYDEKTGQEASKDKGVAYIEFPPPPPLDLSETSDPDKKGSCASSETETEMMEVNLKEEHQKLLIEPIIRIQPPSPVLPEVDNSQSNGEDDNDEESIFQPIPSKKFTFKAPREEDNQTKREKENQVKVKKHDKNGNDNEPLVGTNGSNGKGEDYECEQNGNDQSITDCSLATTAEFSHDTDATEIDSLDGYDLQDEDDGLYEQADLKSLGPLDSRRDVWATDTFRPLDRSFPQTKLEVIEEEKIPEECLKDQKDIPLDGRNSNDAQKDGVETNGQKLPAKEGFSDTYFSYKLEEEFNSPFKTVATKGLDFDPWPSKGAEEDIVDMGGTQASNGEPKPFGLAVDEQSQATTPDSTPARTPTDDSTPTSEPNPFLFHEGKMFEMTRSGAIDMSKRDMVEERLQFFQIGPQSPCERTDLRMAIVADHLGLSWTELARELEFSVEEINSIRVENPNSLTAQSFMLLKKWVHRDGKNATTDTLTAVLTKINRLDIVTLLEGPIFDYGNISGTRCFADDNAVFPDQSDGYHQIDAELRTSPDLHCAPPIPLRSDDFLRNGGIVDTPSRPSDLPLVREPPLVRVEDTSESPDNDRRAVQRRAMFEGAYAPYERQGGRRQEEEEEEEDEMTQDRLQSLLEDIKLEEEGLEDEEMTEEKVHAILEQVRQAEKDLCSLPGWRGGDAMATAVDEATAELGPNAEEGSPDSLADSLEQPAQSSKNEEDEQGGDRSARRVQWAQNVQCERVFDDDDEEEAEEELAEEESSSEEETTVTTRVFRRRVILKGEEARNVPGESVTEEQFTDSDGNLVTRKVIRKVVRRVVGSEQKDEVGEEGGAVVAVAPSGGARGGKGRRRGKRSRQGHKSGSGNNKQGRKSHS